Proteins co-encoded in one Montipora capricornis isolate CH-2021 chromosome 12, ASM3666992v2, whole genome shotgun sequence genomic window:
- the LOC138026410 gene encoding mediator of RNA polymerase II transcription subunit 9-like — protein MAVNETEEIDVAKEFNLLPVVFETIQALQKTSDPQELTKKVNSFRSKLQHCRSLLDKIPGVEMSCEEQKQLLSKCQAQYREKCELLRNNRNLPIFTEAFVKEMKS, from the exons ATGGCTGTCAATGAAACCGAAGAAATCGATGTAGCGAAGGAATTTAACCTTCTTCCTGTAGTATTTGAAACGATTCAGGCCTTACAGAAAACTAGCGATCCTCAAGAGTTGACAAAGAAG GTGAATAGTTTTCGTTCAAAGTTACAACACTGCAGATCACTGTTAGACAAGATTCCAGGAGTAGAAATGAGCTGTGAAGAGCAAAAACAACTGCTGAGTAAATGTCAAGCGCAGTATAGAGAAAAATG TGAACTATTGAGAAATAACAGAAACCTGCCAATATTTACAGAGGCTTTTGTAAAAGAAATGAAGTCATGA